One Corynebacterium tuberculostearicum DNA window includes the following coding sequences:
- the rpmF gene encoding 50S ribosomal protein L32: MATPKFKKSRANTHARRSQWKADNVALQEVTIDGQTVRIPRRLVKAAKLGLVDVEQF; encoded by the coding sequence ATGGCAACTCCTAAGTTTAAGAAGTCCCGTGCGAATACCCACGCACGCCGTTCCCAGTGGAAGGCTGACAACGTAGCCCTCCAGGAAGTCACCATCGACGGCCAGACCGTCCGCATCCCGCGCCGCCTGGTTAAGGCTGCCAAGCTGGGTCTGGTTGACGTAGAGCAGTTCTAA
- a CDS encoding type B 50S ribosomal protein L31, whose amino-acid sequence MKKDIHPDYHPVVFRDAGTGHSFLTKSTASSDRTVEWEDGNEYPLIVVDVTAESHPFWTGAQRVMDTAGRVERFNQRFGGMARRKKKNA is encoded by the coding sequence ATGAAGAAAGATATTCACCCGGATTACCACCCGGTAGTCTTCCGTGATGCTGGTACCGGTCACTCCTTTTTGACCAAGTCCACCGCTTCCTCCGACCGCACCGTTGAGTGGGAAGACGGCAACGAGTACCCACTGATCGTCGTTGACGTTACCGCTGAGTCCCACCCGTTCTGGACTGGTGCACAGCGCGTTATGGATACCGCCGGCCGCGTCGAGCGCTTCAACCAGCGCTTCGGTGGCATGGCACGCCGCAAGAAGAAGAACGCGTAA
- the rpmB gene encoding 50S ribosomal protein L28, which yields MSAICQVTGRKPEFGKQVSHSHRRTSRRWNPNVQRRRYYLPSEGRTITLNVSTKGMKIIDRDGIESVVAKIRARGEKI from the coding sequence ATGTCGGCTATTTGCCAGGTAACGGGCCGCAAGCCGGAATTCGGCAAGCAGGTCTCGCACTCGCACCGCCGCACTTCGCGCCGTTGGAACCCCAACGTGCAGCGTCGTCGCTACTACCTGCCCTCTGAGGGCCGTACCATCACCCTGAATGTTTCCACCAAGGGCATGAAGATCATCGACCGCGATGGCATCGAGTCCGTTGTGGCTAAGATTCGCGCACGTGGGGAGAAGATTTAA
- the rpmG gene encoding 50S ribosomal protein L33, which translates to MARNDIRPIIKLKSTAGTGYTYVTRKNKRNNPDRITLKKFDPIARKHVEFREER; encoded by the coding sequence ATGGCACGTAACGATATCCGCCCAATCATCAAGCTTAAGTCCACTGCGGGCACCGGTTACACCTACGTGACCCGTAAGAACAAGCGCAACAACCCGGATCGCATCACCTTGAAGAAGTTCGATCCGATTGCCCGCAAGCACGTCGAATTCCGCGAGGAGCGATAA
- the rpsN gene encoding 30S ribosomal protein S14 — protein sequence MAKKSKIAKNEQRKEIVARYAERRAELKKIIKNPNTPDEERLEAQFELNRQPRDASPARVRNRDAADGRPRGYLRKFGLSRVRMRGMAHRGELPGVRKSSW from the coding sequence ATGGCTAAGAAGTCCAAGATCGCTAAGAACGAGCAGCGCAAGGAAATCGTCGCCCGCTACGCGGAGCGTCGCGCTGAGCTCAAGAAGATCATCAAGAACCCGAACACCCCGGATGAGGAGCGTCTAGAGGCTCAGTTCGAGCTGAACCGCCAGCCTCGTGACGCTTCCCCAGCCCGCGTACGTAACCGTGACGCTGCCGATGGCCGCCCACGCGGTTACCTCCGCAAGTTCGGCCTGTCCCGTGTCCGTATGCGCGGCATGGCTCACCGTGGTGAGCTGCCGGGCGTTCGTAAGTCCAGCTGGTAA
- the rpsR gene encoding 30S ribosomal protein S18 yields MANKRNNQKKFRMEQSRRPKKNPLKAEGIEKVDYKDTKTLRLFISDRHKIRSRRVTGLTPQQQRQVATAVKNAREMALLPFTTR; encoded by the coding sequence ATGGCTAATAAGCGCAATAACCAAAAGAAGTTCCGTATGGAGCAGAGCCGTCGCCCAAAGAAGAACCCTTTGAAGGCTGAGGGCATCGAGAAGGTGGACTACAAGGACACCAAGACTCTGCGTCTGTTCATCTCGGATCGTCACAAGATCCGTTCCCGTCGCGTCACCGGTCTGACCCCGCAGCAGCAGCGTCAGGTTGCTACCGCAGTCAAGAACGCACGCGAAATGGCTCTCCTGCCGTTCACCACCCGCTAA
- a CDS encoding putative nucleotidyltransferase substrate binding domain-containing protein, with translation MALHQSLLDLSELAPHCQSRATARGLLEEAQDILRNAVAHQDNEIELAHWYSRLITDIVRSPGVNSPVRLTGAASRGDQLPSMPVEWMGQDDDLQEVFADVGLQAHGAADSIAARVDAGLPLGNGGEQALLEEALGQRPPALKMVDGLPDRDAAVDIKATLLSPIAAIARWAAPGPRPTVDRLAIGVERDLLSAADAESLDLAWRTGYALELRRWYEGVSDRPATLRDLPPLDRTAYGSACRIVSAAFESISRRAEEYK, from the coding sequence ATGGCCCTGCACCAATCCCTACTCGATCTTTCCGAGCTCGCCCCGCACTGCCAGTCCCGCGCTACGGCCCGCGGACTGCTCGAAGAGGCCCAAGATATTTTGCGCAATGCGGTCGCCCACCAGGACAATGAGATTGAATTGGCCCACTGGTATTCCCGGCTGATTACGGATATTGTTCGCTCTCCTGGGGTCAACTCCCCGGTCCGCCTTACCGGCGCTGCCTCCCGCGGCGACCAGCTGCCGTCCATGCCTGTGGAGTGGATGGGCCAGGATGACGACCTCCAAGAGGTCTTCGCCGATGTCGGTCTCCAAGCTCACGGAGCCGCCGATTCCATCGCCGCGCGCGTCGACGCCGGCCTGCCCCTTGGAAACGGCGGGGAACAAGCGCTACTGGAAGAAGCCTTGGGCCAGCGCCCTCCTGCCCTCAAGATGGTCGATGGCCTGCCGGACCGCGATGCCGCGGTGGATATCAAGGCCACACTGCTCTCCCCCATTGCAGCTATCGCGCGCTGGGCGGCACCGGGGCCGCGCCCGACGGTGGATCGGCTGGCGATTGGCGTGGAACGCGATCTCCTCAGCGCCGCAGACGCAGAGTCGTTGGACCTAGCGTGGCGCACCGGTTATGCGTTAGAGTTGCGCCGTTGGTACGAGGGCGTTAGCGATCGCCCGGCCACGCTGCGCGATCTTCCGCCGCTGGACCGCACCGCTTATGGTTCTGCGTGCCGCATTGTCTCGGCGGCGTTTGAGTCTATTTCCCGGCGGGCAGAAGAATATAAATAG